The proteins below are encoded in one region of Limnochorda pilosa:
- a CDS encoding PIN domain-containing protein, whose amino-acid sequence MRGFADTSALLAVLDASDRCHAAARAEWDDLLEAATDLVTTSCVLVECYALVQRRLGMEAVRALQSDIEPVLEILWVDPALR is encoded by the coding sequence ATGCGCGGCTTCGCGGACACGTCGGCCCTCTTGGCCGTTCTCGATGCTTCCGATCGTTGTCACGCCGCAGCCAGGGCGGAATGGGATGACCTGCTCGAGGCGGCCACCGACCTTGTCACCACGAGTTGCGTGCTGGTGGAGTGCTACGCGCTCGTCCAGCGACGTCTCGGAATGGAAGCCGTGCGTGCGCTCCAGAGCGACATCGAACCGGTGCTGGAGATCCTCTGGGTGGATCCAGCCCTCCGCTGA
- a CDS encoding YecA/YgfB family protein, translating to MRHSLAPDEELVVGGVNPILHTVVHSVLETQRASGDPPELIQCLDALTEAGLSASQALHVVGTQLLEEFWIVLHQQRPADNERYARRLRLVARAAAEGEAFQEVLQRTGRNDPCPCGSGRKFKKCCQALLPLPSLGRGAGLLLLEGGGEYVDDLSALDLPQEHPRVRLRNMDAVARALFSDFFDPEGALRAYQAMLPVADERDAFREATTVSARTWGTWRNITTVTWLRTSPDARLRGHVGPLGRSRCFRSLSRRSQGGMG from the coding sequence ATGCGCCATTCTCTCGCGCCCGATGAGGAGCTGGTGGTCGGCGGGGTCAACCCGATCTTGCACACGGTGGTCCACAGCGTCCTGGAAACGCAGCGGGCGTCGGGCGATCCCCCCGAGTTGATCCAGTGCCTGGACGCGCTCACGGAAGCCGGGCTGTCGGCATCCCAGGCGTTGCACGTGGTAGGAACGCAGCTGCTGGAGGAGTTCTGGATCGTCCTCCACCAGCAACGCCCCGCGGACAACGAGCGTTACGCCCGCCGGCTCCGGCTGGTGGCCCGCGCCGCCGCGGAAGGGGAAGCCTTCCAGGAAGTCCTCCAGCGCACGGGGCGCAACGACCCGTGCCCCTGCGGGAGCGGGCGCAAGTTCAAGAAGTGCTGCCAGGCGCTCCTGCCCCTGCCGAGCCTGGGACGAGGGGCCGGCCTGCTCCTCTTGGAGGGTGGAGGGGAGTACGTCGACGATCTGTCGGCCTTGGACCTGCCGCAGGAGCACCCGCGGGTCCGGCTCCGGAACATGGACGCCGTGGCCCGCGCGCTCTTCTCGGACTTCTTCGATCCGGAAGGGGCCCTGCGGGCCTACCAGGCCATGCTCCCGGTGGCCGACGAGAGGGACGCCTTCCGGGAGGCGACGACCGTTTCCGCTCGAACCTGGGGGACCTGGCGGAACATCACGACCGTTACCTGGCTGAGGACTTCGCCTGATGCGCGGCTTCGCGGACACGTCGGCCCTCTTGGCCGTTCTCGATGCTTCCGATCGTTGTCACGCCGCAGCCAGGGCGGAATGGGATGA